GCGTCTTGAGCAGTTAGAAGAAGATATATATGGTAATATGGGCGCCTGGGATCGTGTGCAGATTGCAAGACATAACAATAGGCCAGGGACGCGAGATTATATTGATCGACTTTTCACAGATTTCCTTGAGTTGCATGGTGACAGAGCCTATGGGGATGACGAGGCTATTATTGCAGGGATTGCTAAATTCGAAGAGGAGCCAGTGACAGTCATTGGTCACCAGCGGGGGAAAGATACGAAAGAAAATTTACGGCGTAATTTTGGTATGCCACATCCAGAAGGCTATCGTAAAGCATTACGTCTTATGAAACAGGCGGAGAAATTTAAGCGTCCTATCATATGTTTTATTGATACAAAAGGGGCTTATCCGGGAAAAGCAGCTGAAGAAAGAGGGCAAAGTGAAGCGATTGCTAAAAATCTTATTTCTATGGCTGGCTTAAAAACACCTATTATATGTATTGTCATCGGTGAAGGTGGCAGTGGTGGCGCCCTTGCATTAGGTGTAGGTGATCGGCTCTATATGCTAGAGAATTCTACGTATTCCGTTATCTCACCGGAAGGAGCCGCCGCATTGCTGTGGAAAGATGCTTCACAAGCTAAGCGGGCAGCAGAAACGATGAAAATTACAGCACCTGAGTTAAAGGAGCTTGGTTTAATTGACGATGTCATACCAGAAATCCGTGGAGGCGCCCATCGAAATGTTGATACTCAAACAGGCTATATTCGGTTAACTATAAAATCAGCACTGCTAGAACTGAAAAAAATTGACCTGAGCGAAATTGTGAACAAACGTTACGAAAAATTTAATAAAATCGGCCAATATACGGATGAAAACGTTGTCAATGCTGAGGAATAAGACATGGGACTTCATTCATTTCAGAGCTGACACTAGCCTGACACAGGCTGTCTATTGTTTTTGATTAATGAAAATGGTATTTTTAACACATGTTATAAAACAAACAGATGTTAAACAGAGGTGAATCGATCGATGAAACGAATTGGTGTACTAACTAGTGGTGGTGATTCTCCTGGAATGAATGCAGCCATCAGAGCTGTTGTCCGTAAAGCTATCTTTCACGATGTGGAAGTTTATGGTATTTATTCAGGTTATGCCGGCTTAATTAGTGGTGATATTAAAAAATTGGAGCTTGGTTCCGTAGGCGATATTATTCATAGAGGCGGCACAATGCTTTATACGGCCCGCTGTGAAGAATTTAAAACGCTAGAAGGTCAAAAAAAAGGTATTGAGCAATTAAAAAAATTCGGCATTGAAGGTCTCGTAGTTATCGGTGGGGATGGTTCTTTCCGTGGCGCTGAAAAGCTCACTGAACATGGTTACCCAACCGTGGGTGTTCCAGGCACAATAGATAATGATATTCCAGGTACAGATTTTACAATTGGATTTGATACAGCGTTAAATACAGTTATTGAAGCGATTGATAAAATCAGGGATACAGCAACATCTCATGAGCGCACTTACGTTATTGAAGTGATGGGAAGAGATGCTGGAGATCTTGCGCTATGGGCAGGACTAGCAGATGGGGCTGAAACGATTATGATCCCTGAAGTTAATGAGGACA
The DNA window shown above is from Salipaludibacillus agaradhaerens and carries:
- the accA gene encoding acetyl-CoA carboxylase carboxyl transferase subunit alpha, with product MADQFPFEKPIIELRNKISELKTFTLEKDIDLSGEIEKLEGRLEQLEEDIYGNMGAWDRVQIARHNNRPGTRDYIDRLFTDFLELHGDRAYGDDEAIIAGIAKFEEEPVTVIGHQRGKDTKENLRRNFGMPHPEGYRKALRLMKQAEKFKRPIICFIDTKGAYPGKAAEERGQSEAIAKNLISMAGLKTPIICIVIGEGGSGGALALGVGDRLYMLENSTYSVISPEGAAALLWKDASQAKRAAETMKITAPELKELGLIDDVIPEIRGGAHRNVDTQTGYIRLTIKSALLELKKIDLSEIVNKRYEKFNKIGQYTDENVVNAEE
- the pfkA gene encoding 6-phosphofructokinase; translated protein: MKRIGVLTSGGDSPGMNAAIRAVVRKAIFHDVEVYGIYSGYAGLISGDIKKLELGSVGDIIHRGGTMLYTARCEEFKTLEGQKKGIEQLKKFGIEGLVVIGGDGSFRGAEKLTEHGYPTVGVPGTIDNDIPGTDFTIGFDTALNTVIEAIDKIRDTATSHERTYVIEVMGRDAGDLALWAGLADGAETIMIPEVNEDMEDIIKRLERGHQRGKKHSIIVVAEGVGSGVEIGKVIQDKTDLETRVTVLGHIQRGGSPTAQDRVLASRLGAKAVEMLLEGQAGKMVGIENNQLVSHEIDEVLARPHELDNAMYKLSKELSI